The segment TGGAACGCCGCACCGACGTGATCGTCGGGATTGCCACCGCCGTCGTGCTCACCGGCGGCGGCTGGCGCGTGTCCACCGGGGAGATGACCCCGGGAGACCTGGTGATATTCATGACCTACCTCAAGACGGCAATGAAGCCGATGCGCGACCTGGCCAAGTACATCGGCCGGATTGCCCGGGCCAGTGCCTCGGGCGAGCGGGTAGCCGACCTGCTGGACGAGGCGCCGGATATCGAAGACCGGCCGGATGCCCGTGCCGCCAGGAACGTGCGTGGCCGGCTGACGTTCGAGGGCGTGACCGCCGAATACATCGACGGGCAGCGAGTACTCGACGGGCTGAACCTCGATATCCGGCCGGGTCAGCGGATCGCGTTGGTGGGGCCGTCCGGCGGAGGGAAGTCGACGCTGGCAGCGCTCGCGATACGATTGCTCGACCCCGCCGAGGGGTGCGTGCGGCTCGACGGCACCGATGTGCGGGAGCTGACCCTTTCCTCGTTGCGCGGCCAGGTGTCGATCATCTTGCAGGATTCGATCCTGTTCGCGGAATCCGTCCGGGAGAATATCCGGTTCGGCCGGCTCGATGCCGACGACGAACAGGTCGAACGGGCGGCCGAACTTGCACAGGCTGCAGGGTTTATCCGGGACCTCGAGCACGGTTACGACACAGTGCTCGGCGAAGGGGGTGACACGCTTTCCGGCGGCCAGAGGCAGCGGATAGCGGTTGCCAGGGCACTGCTGCGCGATGCGCCGATCGTCATCCTCGATGAGGCGACCAGTGGCCTGGATCCGTTGGCAAAGGGCAAGGTACTCGCCGCCCTCAGCGAACTCACCAGCACCCGCACCACGCTGAGCATCACACACGATGCGGTCACCGCCCTCGATAGCGACCTGGTCGTCTGGATCGATGGCGGCCGGGTTTTGGAACAGGGTAGGCCGCAGGATCTGGCCCGGCGGCCCGGCTCGCTGTTCGCGGGATGGCTGGCGGATCATGATCCGGCGCACCGTCAGATGGCCGAGCAGCCATGAACCCCGCCGACAGCAGACTCCTCGTCGCCGATCCGGACCTGCCCGCGCTGCGGCCGGTTCTGGATCCAGAGGTACTGTGCGCGCTGGTCGGCTATCCGGCCGTGGTGAGCAGAATCCGGTACAAGCCCGGAACCTCAATTGTGGCAAAACTCAGTCATGATGCCGGGGGCGCCGATGACTGGATCGCGGGGTATGCTCCGCACGCGCTCGCCAAACTGGAAAAGCTCGGCGATGGCGCCCGGGTGCTGCAGCTACCGGACGGTCCGGGCTATGCGGCGGTGGGCCCGCTGCGGGCGGATCGTGCCTTGCACCGGCCGCTGCGCCGGCTCGAATCTGACTGGCAGCTGGTCAGGTACAACCCGAACCGCCGTGCCGTGCTGCGGGTCGAAAGCCGGTTCGGTCAGCTTGCAGTGAAAGTGACCAGGCCAAGCCAACAGGCCGACGCCGCGGTCACCAGCCACCTCTCTGCCAGCCATGACTGGGTGCTGCCGCCCGTCGCAGGTTATGCCGGAGCGGATCATGGCGTCACAGCCACCTCCTGGTGGGGCAAAGCCAACCTTGCCGATCTGCCGGAAACCAAAACAGCCGAAACGGCCGGCCGCGCCCTCGCCGCCATCCACGGCGGAGCTGCCCCCGACTGGCTGCCCCTGCGGCAACCAAGCCGGCTCTCGCACCGCTTGCACAACCAGCTGAAGGCGATCAAGCACATTCTGCCGGACAGCCTGGGCGCGGCGACCGCTTCTCTCGGCAGAATCTCTGGTCGGATATCGGAGCTGCCGCAATCCACTGGCCTGGTGCACGGGGACTTTTCAGCGGATCAGGTTCTGGTCGATGACGCCGAGGTGCGGTTTGTCGATTTCGACCGGGCTATGGCCGGACCTCAGCTGATGGACCTGGGCAGCTTCGCGGCTGCAGCCATCCTCGATGATCAGGAATTCCTGACTGCCGGGTTGCTCGAGGGTTATGCGGCAGGCGGCGGAGGAACCAGCTTCCGGATGGACGACCTGGCTGCCTGGACTGCATTCGGCGTGGCGTTGCGCCTGCTGGAGCCCTTTCGCGACCGTGAGTCCGGCTGGGATGAGCAGCTGAGGCATCGGCTCGACCTGATCGACGGGCTGCTCTGATGAGTGCCGATACTCGGGCCGGCCGTGGTCTCGCAGCCATGTGGACGCGCGCCCGCAGCGGGGCTGCGCTACCGCTGCTGCTTAAGGATGAAGCTCTTCGGGATTGGGAAGTCAAGCGGGCGTGGCCGGGACGGGCCGGCGAACTCGTCGTCGAACTTCACGCCATGCAGGACGGGCAGACGGTGCAGCAGATTACTGCCGGACGAATCTTCGCCGATGGCACGCATGCAATCGACCCGCCGGGCACCGACCCGCGGCTGAATTCACTATCGAGATTTGCCGCCGACGGGCAGGTGATCGTGCACCGACGTGGCAAGCGGGCTGTCGTCCGCCGGGGCGAGGGATCGTACGTCAAGGTTGTTCGCCGAAACCAGGCGGAGGAACTGGCCGATCAGTCCCGTCTCGCCGCGAAGCTGACAGCAGGCACGGGCTTCCAGGCACCGCGCCTGCTGCGTGTGGCAGATGACTGGATCGAGCATGCGGAGCTGCCGGGTACCTCGCTATTGCAGCTTGGCATGTCCAACGCGTCGGTTGGGCAGTGGCGGGCGGTCTGGGAGCAATGGGCGAACGCGTGGCCACGGTTCGTCGCCGGCGGCCGGGAAAAGCTGACGACCGCGGTTTGGCCACCGCTGCACGACGCCCTCCGGGAGGCCGAGCTACTGGACAATGCGGTGCGCAAGGCGATAGCTTTCGACGTTTTCCCGGTGCCGACCGAACGGCTGAACCTCGCAGCGGGGCGGATTATCGATGCACTGTTGCGCGGCGAATCTGATCAGCATGTGATCGCCCACCGGGATCTGCACGACAAGCAAATTCTGGTACAGCCAGGGCCGGTCGGCGAGGTGCCCATCGGTCTGCTGGACTTTGACACCACCGCGCGGAGTGAAGCCGCTCTTGACCTTGCGAACCTGGCGGTGCATCTCGAGTTTCGGTACGCACAGGGGTTGTTGAGCGCCGAAAGATGGCGGATCGGCAGACGCGCCATTGACTCTGCATGTGCCGCGCTGGATGTGACTCCGAGTCGGTTTGTCGCGTATTCGGATGCCACGAGGCTCCGGATGGCATGTCTGTATGCCTATCGGCCGAGATGGGCAGGGCTTGCAGTGGGCAGGATACTGGAATTGTGTCGTAAATGACGTTGCCGCCGGTCGTTAAAGGGCGCTGCCCGTCGGTGATGTCGTTACCGGTCATCTGCGATGCTGCCGGTCGTTGCCCGGATGAAAATGACCTGATTCGGAGGTGGGACAAGTGAAGATTATGCTCGGCGTGTTTGCCCTGGTGCTGGTGTCGCTGGCCAGCCTCGGACTGTGGCTGTCGGCGACGTCGTCGCCGCCAGCCGCAAACGGCGAACCGGTCAATGTATCGACCACGCCCGGAAGCCCGGTGACCGATGAATCACCAACCAGCGAACCAACCGATCCTGGCGGCACATCATCCACTCCTGCCACCAAGCCGACGGCCGAGTCGTCGCTGAGCGATGAGCGCAACGAAGGCAATCAGAAGGACACGCCACCCCAGAAGGACACGCCACCCCAGAAGGTCGCGCCTGATGTCGAGCCCCACGACGAAAACGATGGATCCGACGACGATGGCGCCGGTGATGACGACGCTGACGACGACGGCGCTGACGATGACGATGGCGGTGCCGACGACAACTGACCGACGATCGTCCTGCGGCGGTTACCGCAGGCCGATCGTGGTTCAGTTTGCCTCCACGGCGTCGATTCCGTGCTCCCGGCAGAACAGCGCCACCTGAACCCGTGAACTCAGTTGAAGTTTCGACAGCACGCGCGAGACATGCGTTTTCACGGTTGTTTCCGCCACGACCAGCCGGCGCGCGATCTGGACATTGCTCAAGCCGGCCCCGAGACACCGCAGCACATCGAACTCACGTTCGGTGAGTCCGGAAAGCTCGGCCGGGAGCTCCGGTGCCACTGGAGCCTCCGGCAGGCTGGCAAACCTGAGCAGAACTTTCTTTGTCACGGCGGGGGATAGCACGCCGTCACCGGCATGGGCGGTGCGTATGGCGTCGATCAGTGCCGGTGCCTCGATCGACTTGAGCAGGAAGCCGGCTGCACCGGCCTTCAGCGCGGCGAAAATGTAGTCGTCGATGTCGAAAGTGGTCAGCATGATGACCCGGGCGGCCGATTCCTGCACTAGTTGGCGGGTTGTCGCGATGCCGTCGAGCCCCGGCATCCGGATGTCCATCAGGATCACGTCCGGCTTGCAGGCTTCGGCCATCCGGAGCGCGGTGGCACCGTCGCCGGCTTCGGCCACGACCTCGATATCTTCGCACGACTCCAGGATCATCCGAAGTCCTGCTCGGATCGCACTGTGGTCATCGGCGATCAGCACACGGATCGTACTCACACCAACGCCCCGTCGAACGGGAGTTCGGCATGGATAGCCCAGATCCCGTGATCGGATTCGACGGCAAGAGACCCGCCCAGCCGGTTCGCGCGGATTGTCATGTTCTTCAATCCCTTTCCTTCTGTTTCGGTATTCCGCTGCGCGGAGGAAACCGAGTTCCGGACCATGATCTGCAGGGCGGAACGTTCAAGGGTCAACCGGAGCCAGACGTCGGAGCCCGGAGCGTGCTTCATCACGTTGGTCAGCGCCTCCTGGACTATTCGGTAAGCCGTGAGACTGACCGTCCTCGGCACATCGCGTAGATGATGGAGTACAAAGTCCGAATTGATTCGGAGGCCTGCGGCGGCGGCAGAGGCGAGCAGCGAATCGATGGCGCCAAGGTCACCGGCGCTGTTTTCCGGTGTGTCCTCGCCGGGGCCGCGTGCTTCCTCGTTGAGCAGATCGATCATCGACCGCATCTCGGCCAGTGCCGCGATACTGTTCTCCCGAACCGCCGTCATTACCCTGCGGCTCAGCTCGGCGCCGCGTTGATTCAGGGCCGCCTCGGACTGGATCGCGATCGCGGACAGATGTCCGGCGATCACATCGTGCAGATCGCGGGCCATTTGCGATCGTTCGGCCGTCAGCGCAAGCTGCAGATCGAGCTCGGCCAGCTCTGCCGCCCGGGCGGCGCTCAGCCGTTCGGCTTCAGCCTTGGCCCGTTCGGCGATCGCCACGTTCCGGTGCTCACGAACATTGCTGGCCCAATGCACGGGCACCACGAAGATCAACAGTCCCTGCAGCGCGAAAACAAGGGAAATCCGCCAGTCCTGGCTCAATACCAATGACCCGACCAGCATGCCGGCCGCGCCGGCGAAACCGGTGTACTCGGCGACACGGCTCAACCGAGGTCCACCGCCCAACGTTGCCGCGAAGAGCATTTCGTAGATCAGGAAGACGCTGGTCAGGCTCAGCCCCAGTGCCAGGTCGAGTGCTATGCCGGTGCCGGTAACCAGCAGCATTACCGGAAGTCTGCTACTGCGGAACAGCACGCCGAAGCAGCCGATCGCGAGAGCGAGTAGCCAGGGCATAAGCGGAACGCCGCGATTCAGGTTGAGCAGATCTTCCGCGTAACCCGAGAGATGCAGCAGGGTGACGAACACGAAGTACAGGGCCGCCGTTGCCGCATCGGACCTGGATATCCCGGCGGTTATGCCTCTGCTCATGACATGAGCTTAATCGGGGCGAAACGGGCGCGGGGTCCTCCGAAGTGATGAGCCGTCCTCCTGCATTCCGGGGACGATCGGCTCGACCGCATCCGGCAGGATCCTAACTGTGACCGAGCAGAAGAAACCCCTCGCCGGGCAGATCGATCCCGACAGGGCCTTGGCGGAGCGTCGAGCAGCGCCACACAACGTCGCGGCGGCGTTGACGCAGGGACCGATGGAGGTGCTCGACTTCATGTTGCCGCTTTTCGCCGGCGGCATGCTGGGTGCCTCGCCGGCCCAGGTCGGACTGCTGGCCGGAACCGAAACCCTGGTCTCACTATTGGCGCGCCCGATCGCCGGGCACGCCGCCGATCGAGGCAATCGGCTTCGCCTGGCTGGATTCGGTGCGGCGTTGTACGGCCTATCGCTTCTCGGTTATGCGCTGACGCCGTCCGTGCTGCCCGCCTATCTGGCCGCGGTCCTCGGAGGAATCGGTGGCGCGGTGTTCTGGGTGAGCCTTCGCTCGGCGCTTGCCGAACGTTCCGCGTCCGACCATGCCGTGTTCGCGCGTCTGCTGGAATCGGAAGGCAGCGGTAGCTGGATCGCGTTTGTGGTCGCCATCCCGGTGGCAGGCGCCCTTGGATACCAGGCGGTCTTCGCGCTCGGGGCTGTCTCCTGCTTCGCTGCCGCGATCGCACTGGGCCGGGCATCGGGACGAGAGCGCGCAGCTACCCTGGCCGACCTCACTGGCAACGGTCCTCCGGCCGTGATCAGCGCAAGCGGACTGACCCAGAAATTGCGGCCGATTCTGCTTCTGGTCGCGGGAGTAGCCTTTGCCGAATCCGCGGTCGGCCTGCTCCTGCTCTTCCTGCTGCAGCGCGAACATCAGTTGCAGCTCGGCGAGATCGCGATGGTGTTTCTGCCGGGCTTCATAGTGTTCACCACCGCGCCGGGCATGATGCACAGGTTGGTGAGGCGCTATGGCCGGCGCGGAATGCTCATCGTCGCCTATGTCTGCAGCGCGGTATTCGCCGCCGCCTTGTCGCTTGCGCCCGACCCGATCGTCCTGGCTGCACTCTGGGTGCTTTCGGCCGCCTGCTGGGCGGTGACGATTCCGGTCCAGCAGGGCGTAATCGCGGAGCTATCGGCAGATATGCCGGGGCGGGGATTCGGCCGCTACGAAAGCGCCGAACTGCTCGGGGCCACCGCGGGCCTTGTGCTGGCGGGCGTCAGCTATCCGTTGCCTGGCGGTTGGTTGCTTGCCTGTCTATCGTGCGCGGCGGTGCTGGTTGCGGCAGCTGTGGCCGCTCCATTCGCGCTGCGCAGCCGGATGGTGGCGAACCTGCCCGGCGCAGAGCCGTCAACGGCGGAAGCACCGACCGTTCAGGCGGCGGAAACTTCGCTGGGCCACGCGGCGGAAACACCGTCCGTTCATGTGGCGGAAACACTCTCCGGACCGAAGACCGAGCCTGGCACGGAAGGTCCGTCCGCAACTTCGTCCAGGGACTCGACCCCAAAGCTAAAGAACCGAGGAAAGAGCTATATGCGTAATTGGCTGATTCATACCGCCATCTTCGTCATTGCCCAGATCGTATTTGCGTCCACGGCGGTCTCCTGGCCGTGGGAAGTTCTGCAGGGGAACCTGCCGCCGACCAGCATCCTGTCCAGCTCCGGCGAAAACCCAGGAATCTGGCCGCACACCAGCAGGATATGGACCATCGTGTGGATCGTCGACACGATCTGGACATTGGCGAGTGGCGGCCGGCGATCGGGTCGCGGTGCGGGGGAGGGCGGCTCGAGCCCCAGGGGTGCGGGACGAGGCTAGAGCCGTCGCCGGACGAGGCTAGAGCTGGAGTTCAAGCAGGGCGTTCTCAAGTACCTCGGGTAGCGCCGGGTGGATCCAGTACTGTCCACGCGCCAGGTCCTTCGCGGGGATGCCGAACGCCATGGCCTGGATCATCGGCTGGATGATCATCGAGGCTGATCCGCCGATGATATGCGCGCCGATGAGTTGACCTGTGGACTTGTCAGCGATCAGTTTCGCGAAGCTTCTGCTGTCCTCCATTGCCCAGCCGTAGGCGACCGAGCCGTAGTCCTGGACGACAGTGACGTAGTTGATTCCCGCGTGCCTGGCCTGTTCCTCGGTCAGCCCGACCGAGGCTATCTGGGGGTGCGAGAAAACGGCCGAGGGAACGAAGCGGTGGTCGTGGCTGATCAGCTCGCCTTCCTCGGCTGCCAGCAGGTTTTCGGCGACGACCCGGGCTTCATGGTTGGCGACATGCTTCAGCTGGTACTCAGAGCTAGCGTCGCCCAGCGCGAAGACGCCGTCTACGGGATTGCCGTCGGTGAGCACCCGTTGATATTGGTCGACCGCTACCCGGCCATCGATGTGGGTGTCATAGCCGGCGGCATCCAGCCGCAGTGCGTCGGTCGACGGACGTCGTCCGGTCGCCACCAGCAGTACATCGGCCGCGACGGTAGCGCATTCGCCATCGAAGTCTGTGTAGTCGAGCTCGATACCGGACGGGGTCGCCCGAACGCTCTGGGTCGAGGCGTTGAAGCGCACGTCCCATCGATCGGTGACGTCTTCGGTGAACCGTCGGCTGATGTCGCCGTCCTGCGCGCTCAGCAGCACGCCGGAACGGGCGATAAGCGTCACCCTGGTGCCGAGAGCCGAGAAGATATGCGCCATTTCGGCGGCAATGTAACCACTACCAAGGACAAGCATGCTCCCGGGCAGGCTCTCGAGCCGCATCACCGTGTCCGAGGTGTGCACCGGCAGTGCGGGATTGGCGATGACGTCGTCGGTCAGGCCATCGACGGGCGGCAAGCTGACATGGGAGCCGGTGGCGATCACGATCTTGTCCGCGCTCAGCGTTCGTCCGTCGGCGGTCTCCAGCGACTTACGCTCGGTGAAATGAGCCTGGCTCGCATACACAGTGACATTCGGGCTGTCCTCTGCGCGGTACTTGCGTCCGCCTTCGGCGATCGGGTCGATCCGGCCGAAGATCCGGTCCCGGATTTCAGGCCAATGCACTGAGTTCACCGAGGCGTCGACCCCGAACCGTGCTGAGTCGCGGACCGTGCCGGCCACCTCGGCGGAGTAAACGAACATCTTGGTGGGGATGCAGCCGACATTGAGACACGTCCCGCCGAAGGTGCCCTTCTCGACGATGGCGACCTTGAGCCCGTCGTAGCGCTGGTCCAAAACCGAGTTGCCCGAGCCGGTTCCGATGATGATCAGGTCGTAGTGAGTCACGATGCCTAGACTATCGGCCCGGTAACAAGCGTTTACGCATCGGCGGTGATTCTGCGGCGACCTGCCAGGCAAGTGCGACCAGCGGTGCCTGCAGCGGAAGCCGGGCGATGGCCAGGGCGCGGATTCGGGGCTCGCCGCGGAATTTCCTGACGCTGTAAAGGTTCGCCGGGAACACGCCGATGAGCAACGCCGCGCTTGCGATGCCGCCCAGGCGCCTGGTGCGTCGATTCACAAGGAGTGCCGCGCAGCCAAGTTCGGCGATACCGCTCGAGTAGACCCAAAATCGTCGACTGCCGATACCGGGCGGCACGA is part of the Saxibacter everestensis genome and harbors:
- a CDS encoding sensor histidine kinase; translated protein: MSRGITAGISRSDAATAALYFVFVTLLHLSGYAEDLLNLNRGVPLMPWLLALAIGCFGVLFRSSRLPVMLLVTGTGIALDLALGLSLTSVFLIYEMLFAATLGGGPRLSRVAEYTGFAGAAGMLVGSLVLSQDWRISLVFALQGLLIFVVPVHWASNVREHRNVAIAERAKAEAERLSAARAAELAELDLQLALTAERSQMARDLHDVIAGHLSAIAIQSEAALNQRGAELSRRVMTAVRENSIAALAEMRSMIDLLNEEARGPGEDTPENSAGDLGAIDSLLASAAAAGLRINSDFVLHHLRDVPRTVSLTAYRIVQEALTNVMKHAPGSDVWLRLTLERSALQIMVRNSVSSAQRNTETEGKGLKNMTIRANRLGGSLAVESDHGIWAIHAELPFDGALV
- a CDS encoding response regulator — encoded protein: MSTIRVLIADDHSAIRAGLRMILESCEDIEVVAEAGDGATALRMAEACKPDVILMDIRMPGLDGIATTRQLVQESAARVIMLTTFDIDDYIFAALKAGAAGFLLKSIEAPALIDAIRTAHAGDGVLSPAVTKKVLLRFASLPEAPVAPELPAELSGLTEREFDVLRCLGAGLSNVQIARRLVVAETTVKTHVSRVLSKLQLSSRVQVALFCREHGIDAVEAN
- a CDS encoding ABC transporter ATP-binding protein, with the translated sequence MMPKSRLKVSALRRTLTAIKPHLSGQKLMIGGGLAALFAEVLFRILEPWPVKIVVDAVTRSLGADLGAPGPAASLSLLLACGLAVVALTGARALSNYLSTVAFALVGSRVATDLRARVFRHVQGLSMRYHARSSRGDTVQRLIGDISRLQEVAVTAGLPLIANVVTLLAMSAVMFWLDPLLTVVLLVAALSFWLISHRSAGAITAAARSTRKGEGSLATTAQEALGAMRVVQAYGLEDAVSRRFSASNGITLTEGVKSRRLAAALERRTDVIVGIATAVVLTGGGWRVSTGEMTPGDLVIFMTYLKTAMKPMRDLAKYIGRIARASASGERVADLLDEAPDIEDRPDARAARNVRGRLTFEGVTAEYIDGQRVLDGLNLDIRPGQRIALVGPSGGGKSTLAALAIRLLDPAEGCVRLDGTDVRELTLSSLRGQVSIILQDSILFAESVRENIRFGRLDADDEQVERAAELAQAAGFIRDLEHGYDTVLGEGGDTLSGGQRQRIAVARALLRDAPIVILDEATSGLDPLAKGKVLAALSELTSTRTTLSITHDAVTALDSDLVVWIDGGRVLEQGRPQDLARRPGSLFAGWLADHDPAHRQMAEQP
- a CDS encoding DoxX family protein; translated protein: MPNAKSFVLSTLLGSAGAMHFVRPGGFEAIVPPGIGSRRFWVYSSGIAELGCAALLVNRRTRRLGGIASAALLIGVFPANLYSVRKFRGEPRIRALAIARLPLQAPLVALAWQVAAESPPMRKRLLPGR
- a CDS encoding phosphotransferase family protein, giving the protein MNPADSRLLVADPDLPALRPVLDPEVLCALVGYPAVVSRIRYKPGTSIVAKLSHDAGGADDWIAGYAPHALAKLEKLGDGARVLQLPDGPGYAAVGPLRADRALHRPLRRLESDWQLVRYNPNRRAVLRVESRFGQLAVKVTRPSQQADAAVTSHLSASHDWVLPPVAGYAGADHGVTATSWWGKANLADLPETKTAETAGRALAAIHGGAAPDWLPLRQPSRLSHRLHNQLKAIKHILPDSLGAATASLGRISGRISELPQSTGLVHGDFSADQVLVDDAEVRFVDFDRAMAGPQLMDLGSFAAAAILDDQEFLTAGLLEGYAAGGGGTSFRMDDLAAWTAFGVALRLLEPFRDRESGWDEQLRHRLDLIDGLL
- a CDS encoding mycothione reductase, with protein sequence MTHYDLIIIGTGSGNSVLDQRYDGLKVAIVEKGTFGGTCLNVGCIPTKMFVYSAEVAGTVRDSARFGVDASVNSVHWPEIRDRIFGRIDPIAEGGRKYRAEDSPNVTVYASQAHFTERKSLETADGRTLSADKIVIATGSHVSLPPVDGLTDDVIANPALPVHTSDTVMRLESLPGSMLVLGSGYIAAEMAHIFSALGTRVTLIARSGVLLSAQDGDISRRFTEDVTDRWDVRFNASTQSVRATPSGIELDYTDFDGECATVAADVLLVATGRRPSTDALRLDAAGYDTHIDGRVAVDQYQRVLTDGNPVDGVFALGDASSEYQLKHVANHEARVVAENLLAAEEGELISHDHRFVPSAVFSHPQIASVGLTEEQARHAGINYVTVVQDYGSVAYGWAMEDSRSFAKLIADKSTGQLIGAHIIGGSASMIIQPMIQAMAFGIPAKDLARGQYWIHPALPEVLENALLELQL
- a CDS encoding MFS transporter; this encodes MTEQKKPLAGQIDPDRALAERRAAPHNVAAALTQGPMEVLDFMLPLFAGGMLGASPAQVGLLAGTETLVSLLARPIAGHAADRGNRLRLAGFGAALYGLSLLGYALTPSVLPAYLAAVLGGIGGAVFWVSLRSALAERSASDHAVFARLLESEGSGSWIAFVVAIPVAGALGYQAVFALGAVSCFAAAIALGRASGRERAATLADLTGNGPPAVISASGLTQKLRPILLLVAGVAFAESAVGLLLLFLLQREHQLQLGEIAMVFLPGFIVFTTAPGMMHRLVRRYGRRGMLIVAYVCSAVFAAALSLAPDPIVLAALWVLSAACWAVTIPVQQGVIAELSADMPGRGFGRYESAELLGATAGLVLAGVSYPLPGGWLLACLSCAAVLVAAAVAAPFALRSRMVANLPGAEPSTAEAPTVQAAETSLGHAAETPSVHVAETLSGPKTEPGTEGPSATSSRDSTPKLKNRGKSYMRNWLIHTAIFVIAQIVFASTAVSWPWEVLQGNLPPTSILSSSGENPGIWPHTSRIWTIVWIVDTIWTLASGGRRSGRGAGEGGSSPRGAGRG